The genome window CGACGAACACCTTCAGCTTGACCGGGATGTGGCGATTGGGCGGATACAGCACCGAGATCGGCTTGGGCGGCGCGTTGAAATCGGTCAGGACTTCGCGCAGCCGGCCCGACTTCAGGTAGGGCTCGACGAGGTACAGCGACGTCTTGATCAGGCCTATGCCGGCGACGCCGCACTCGATGTAGTTGTCCGCGTCGTTCACGGCCACCGTGCCGCACATCTGCACGATGCGCGGCTCGCCGTCGACCACGTAATCCCACACGCGCGGCCGCCCGGTGTCGGCCGAGATGTGGCTGACCGCCACGTGCTGCGCGAGATCGTCGACGGTCTCGGGCTCGCCGCATCGCGCGAAATACGCGGGCGACCCGCAGGTGCAGGTGGTCAGGCTGCCGATGCGCCGCGCGATCATCCCCGAATCGTCGAGCGCGCCGATGCGCACCACGCAGTCGACCCCTTCGCCGACGAGGTCGATCTGCCGGTCGGTCACGCCGAGTTCGATCATGATGCCCGGATGGGCGTCGAGAAACGCCGGCAGCGCGGGCACCACGACCTGCTTGGCCATCGCGGGCGGCAGGTTCACCTTCAGCCGGCCGCGCGGCACGTTGCGCGCCTGCGAGACCGACGCCTCCATGTCGTCGATCTCGCGCAGCACCGCGACGGAGCGTTCGTAATAAGCCTGACCGTCCTCGGTCAGCGAGATGCGGCGCGTGGTGCGGTTCAGCAGCCGGCAGCCGAGATGCTGCTCGAGTGCGCTCAGCAGCGCGGACACGCGCGGCGTGGTGAGGCCGGTCGTGTCGGACGCGCGCGTGAAGCTGCCGGTTTCGACGATGCGCGTGAACACGCGCATCGAAAGCAAGGTATCCATCGTCGGAAGTTCTCCAGCCTGTCGGCATGCGGCGCCGGTGCGTGCCGGCGCCCGTCTGGTCGGGTATCGGGTATCGCGTCGCGCGTAGCGGGTGCGGCCAGGCCGCTATGCGTCGATGCGCTTTCTCAGTGCGTCGCCGGCGAACGGCATTTCGCGCATGCGCTGGCCGGTCGCGTCGAAGATCGCGTTGGCGAGCGCGCCGGCGGTCGGCCCCATCGACGCCTCGGCTGCCCCGAGAAACGGCGCGCCGGGGCGATCGATCAGATGGACCGTCACGTTCCGCGGCACGGCCAAGAAGCGCAGGATCGGGTAGCTGCTCCAGTCGAAGCTGCGGATCCGCTCGGTGTCGTACTGCAGCGCCTCGTACAGCGTCCAGCTCGCGGCCTGCACGATGCCGCCCTCGATCTGGTTGCGGATCCCGTCCGGCGACACGATCTGGCCCGCGTCGACGGCGGCTTCCGCGTGTTCGAGCGTCACCTGGCCGGTTTCCGGCACGACCGACACCTCGACCGCGATCGCGACGTAGGCCATCAGGTTCTTGTACTTGCCGAACGCGAAGCCGACGCCGCGGTTGCGTGCGCGCGGCGGTCTCGGCCAGCCGAAGTGCTTCGCGGCGAGCCGGATCACCTGGCTCGCGCGATGGTCTGCCATGTGACGCAGCCGGAATTCGACCGGATCGACGCCGGCCGCGTGCGCGAGTTCGTCCATGAAGCTTTCGATCGCCCAGATGTTCGTGTGCGCGCCGAGCGAGCGCATCGCGGACGTCTGCAGCGGCATCGTCGGCGAGAAGTGGTTGACGATGTGCTGGTTCGGCAGCGCATACAGCGGAATCGCGTTGCGGTCGGCGCCCCCCTCGGGCTGCAGCATCGGCGTGGACGGCGCGGGCACGAACGGCGGCTCCAGCATGCGCGCGGGCAGCAGCCGGCCGGCGTTGACGATCCGCTCGTTGTGCGAGCTGCTCCACAGCGCGTAGTTCCAGTCGACGATGCGGCCGCTCGCATCGAGCGATGCGCTGACCTCGGTCACCATCGCCGGCGTGAAGTGATCCCACGTGTGTTCCTGTTCGCGCATCCATTGCACGCGGATCGGTTTGCCGGGCATCGCGGCGGCGATCAGCGCGGCATGCGCGGCCGCGTCGTCCGCCCCGTTGTGTCCGTAACAGCCCGACCCTTCGGTGTGAATGCAGCGGATGCTCGCCTTCGGCATCGACAGCATCTCCGCGAGCGCGTCGCGCAGCGGGTAGACGCCCTGCGAGTGGGTCCAGACCGTCATCGTCCCGTTCTCGAGATGCGCAACCGAACACGATGGCCCGATCGACCCGTGCAGCAGGTAGTTCTTCAGGAACGTCGCGTTCAGCGTCTTCACGGACGGCGCGGCGGCCGCGTGCGTGTTCGCGATCTCGATGCGCTGCGTCGCGATCCGCTTCAGATCCGCGTGCACGGTGCCGCGCTCGGGCAGCTTGCGGCCCGGCGACCACCGGCAGCCGGCGGCGAGCGCGCGCTGCGCGACCACCGCCTGCCATTCGCCCTGCGCGACCACCGCGAGCATGCTGCCGTTGCGCACGATCCGCACGACGCCCGGCAGCTTCAGGATCGCAGCTTCGTCGAACGACAGCAGCTTCGCGTCGTACACCGGCGGCATCACGACGCGCGCGTGCAGCATGCCGGGCAACTGCATGTCCTGCACGTAGCTGACGCCGCCCGTGACCTTGTTCGGGATGTCGACGCGCGGCAGCGACGTGCCGATCACGGCGAACGTCGCCGGGTTCTTCAGCGGCGACGTGGGCGCAGCATTGCGGTGCAGGTCGACGGTGCGGATCGCGTCGCCGTAGGTCATCGTGCGGCCGTCCGGCGCCTTGATCACCGCGTCGGCGGTCGTCAACGTGCGCGGATCGACGCCGAAGCGTTTCGCCGCGCCTTCCACCAGCAGCGCGCGCACCTGCGCGGCCGCGTTCAGCAGCGCGGAGCCGCTGTCCGCCATCGTATGGCTGCCGGCGGTCAAGCCTTCGTCGGGCGACGCGCCGGTGTCGGCGGTCAGGAACGTGATCAGCGACGGCTTCATGTCGAGTTCCTCGGCGGCCACCTGCAGCAGCGCGGTGCGCACGCCGGTGCCGAGCTCGACCTTGCCGGTGAACACGGTGACCTTGCCGTCGGGCGCGATCCTGATCCACGCGTCGAGCAGCGGATTGGTCTTCAGGCTGCCGGCGAGCGTCTGGGTGGCTTTCGCCACATGCACGGCCGCGCCTTCGTCGGCGATCACCAGTTGCGCGGCCGCACGCGAGGCAGGCGCGAGACTGAACGCGACGAACAGCGCCCCGGAGACGATGAAGTGCCGGCGGCCTTCGTCGATGTCGTCGTGGGAATTCATCACAGCCCCTTGCTGATCGTGACGGGAGCGGAGGCGGGTTCGGGCGCCGGCAGCCCCGCGGCCGAGCGCACCGCCGCGAGAATCCGCATGTGCGTGCCGCAGCGGCACAGGTTCGGTTCCATGTGCGTGCGCAGTTCCTGCTCGCTCGGCTTCGGATTGCGTTCGAGCAGCGCCTGCGCGCGCATGATCATTCCGGCGATGCAGTAACCGCACTGCGCGGCCTGGTGCTCGATGAACGCGCGTTGCAGCGGGCCGGGATGCTCGGCGGTGCCGAGGCTCTCGATGGTGCGCACGCTGCGCGCACCGAGCGCGGCCACCGGCATCAGGCACGAGAAGGTCGGCTTGCCGTCGACGATCACGGTGCAGGCACCGCATTGTCCGAGGCCGCAGCCGAACTTCGCGCCGTGCAGGTGCAGGTCGTTGCGCAGCGCGTACAGCAGCGGCGTGGACGGATCGATGTCCAGCGTGTGCCGCACGCCGTTGACGGTGAGGGTGATCATCGTGCGGTGTCCTCTTTTCTGAGCTTCGCGGCCAGCGCGTCGACGCCCGACCAGGCGGGACGATCGGTATAGGTCTCGCGCACGTATGCGGCGAGATCGGCGATCTGCGCGTCGTCGTACTGGTCGATGAACGACGGCATGTAGTTCAGCGTGTCCGCGCCGTGCCAGCCGATGCCGTTGAACATCATCTGGATCGCGTTGCGCGGCGTATCGGCGTTGACCGCCGTACTGAACGCGAGCGTCGGCCGCTCGCCGATCGACTGCATCGGCGCGGCCGGCCCGTGGCACTGCGCGCACGACGCCTGGAACAGCGTCGCGCCGCGCTGCGCGGCCGGCGTCGTC of Burkholderia sp. NRF60-BP8 contains these proteins:
- a CDS encoding LysR family transcriptional regulator; amino-acid sequence: MDTLLSMRVFTRIVETGSFTRASDTTGLTTPRVSALLSALEQHLGCRLLNRTTRRISLTEDGQAYYERSVAVLREIDDMEASVSQARNVPRGRLKVNLPPAMAKQVVVPALPAFLDAHPGIMIELGVTDRQIDLVGEGVDCVVRIGALDDSGMIARRIGSLTTCTCGSPAYFARCGEPETVDDLAQHVAVSHISADTGRPRVWDYVVDGEPRIVQMCGTVAVNDADNYIECGVAGIGLIKTSLYLVEPYLKSGRLREVLTDFNAPPKPISVLYPPNRHIPVKLKVFVDWLAGLFEQIPTLQGKRG
- a CDS encoding xanthine dehydrogenase family protein molybdopterin-binding subunit, with the protein product MNSHDDIDEGRRHFIVSGALFVAFSLAPASRAAAQLVIADEGAAVHVAKATQTLAGSLKTNPLLDAWIRIAPDGKVTVFTGKVELGTGVRTALLQVAAEELDMKPSLITFLTADTGASPDEGLTAGSHTMADSGSALLNAAAQVRALLVEGAAKRFGVDPRTLTTADAVIKAPDGRTMTYGDAIRTVDLHRNAAPTSPLKNPATFAVIGTSLPRVDIPNKVTGGVSYVQDMQLPGMLHARVVMPPVYDAKLLSFDEAAILKLPGVVRIVRNGSMLAVVAQGEWQAVVAQRALAAGCRWSPGRKLPERGTVHADLKRIATQRIEIANTHAAAAPSVKTLNATFLKNYLLHGSIGPSCSVAHLENGTMTVWTHSQGVYPLRDALAEMLSMPKASIRCIHTEGSGCYGHNGADDAAAHAALIAAAMPGKPIRVQWMREQEHTWDHFTPAMVTEVSASLDASGRIVDWNYALWSSSHNERIVNAGRLLPARMLEPPFVPAPSTPMLQPEGGADRNAIPLYALPNQHIVNHFSPTMPLQTSAMRSLGAHTNIWAIESFMDELAHAAGVDPVEFRLRHMADHRASQVIRLAAKHFGWPRPPRARNRGVGFAFGKYKNLMAYVAIAVEVSVVPETGQVTLEHAEAAVDAGQIVSPDGIRNQIEGGIVQAASWTLYEALQYDTERIRSFDWSSYPILRFLAVPRNVTVHLIDRPGAPFLGAAEASMGPTAGALANAIFDATGQRMREMPFAGDALRKRIDA
- a CDS encoding (2Fe-2S)-binding protein, which gives rise to MITLTVNGVRHTLDIDPSTPLLYALRNDLHLHGAKFGCGLGQCGACTVIVDGKPTFSCLMPVAALGARSVRTIESLGTAEHPGPLQRAFIEHQAAQCGYCIAGMIMRAQALLERNPKPSEQELRTHMEPNLCRCGTHMRILAAVRSAAGLPAPEPASAPVTISKGL